Within the Mus caroli chromosome 10, CAROLI_EIJ_v1.1, whole genome shotgun sequence genome, the region ACCAGAGTTTAAGCAGGCActacctgtctgtcttttcttcatccgCTGAGGGAAGAAAACTGTGCAGGCACTCGCTAGAGTTGCTCCTGGAAGCATACTTttgtggaagagtgggaagaAACAATCACAGATTCATTTCACAGTTGATGTGTGACTACGTTTTCAAGTGTATGGCTTGTGAAAGTGGGCTTGAAGTATTTGAGTTGTTGGACCACTGTTTTGCAGAGTTGAATGTTGGCGTGACAGGCCTTCCTGTTTCAGATTCTAGAATCATAGGTGGCCTTGTGCTTCCCAGAGACTTTTCTGTGTACTGCCCAGCAGATGGTGACATTAGGATGGTGATAGTAACagaaatcctccagcctctgttttCATCGGCTGGCTCGGAGTTTGTTCTCAACTCAGAAACACAGTTTCAGGCATCTCAGTGCTGGATCATGGACAGGACAAAAACAGTAATGAACTACTTGCGTAGTCAGAATGTAAAACTGCTCCTGACCAGTGTGAAGCAACCAGACCTGGTTATTTACTGTGCGAGACTTAATAGCATATCAGTGGTGgagtgtttatcagctgaagaAGTTTCCCTTGTCCAGAGAATCACTGGTCTTTCTCCTTGTGTCCTACCAGAGGTCACTTCACAGTGTGAAATTTCTGATAGTACTTTGGTGAAGTTTTGCAAGCCCCTCCTCCTTAGATCCAAGAGGTATGTTCATATTGGCTTGATTAGCACATGTGCATTTATACCTCACTGCATGGTCCTTTGTGGACCGGTTCTGGGTCTTGTTGAACAGCATGAGAGAGCTTTTCACGGAGCATTTAAGATGCTTCGGCAGCTATTTACTGACCTTGATCTAAATTACATCATACAAACCAAACAGCAATGTAACCCAAGTCCTCTTGCTTATGACAATAGCAGAGAGCGTAATCACTCACCAGAAACTGATAAATTGGAAGCTCAAACACATTTAGAAGTATGTTCAGGTTTGGGGGCTTCAGATACAGAATTGATAGCAGGTAAGCCGTGGTCAGCACACAAGAAGACACCAATAGCTCCATCCCAAACAGATGAAATGCTGAAGTGCTTGCCTCCAGAAAGAAGCGGGATAATTGATAACTGTGACCTGTCAATTGAGAATCATTCCACTGGAAGTCCTACAGCAGAAGACACGAGAACAGAAATTTCTTTCGAATATTTACAGGTCTCAGATAATGCCGGAAAGGGTTACACGTCGCCAGTGATGCGCAAGTCACTAGATACCTGTACTTGTCAGGGTTATTGTTCATCCGCTGTGCCGGCAGGCTGTGTGCTGCCAGTAGGTGGAAGTTTTGAGATTTTGATGAGTTACTACCTTCTCAGCTATGCCAAACAATGCCAACAGTCAGATGAAACTGTCATCAGTATGTTAATAGCTGATGCTCTTCTAGGCATCCCTAAAATCCTTTATAAGCCTAAGAAGGGAAAGGACAGTttcccacacatatacatgcggTCTCTTCATGCACTGCAAGCCAGTCAACCCATGGTAAGTGGTCAATCAGGGTTCGAGTCAGTAGCTGGTAAGTACCAATTACTAACTTCAGTTCTTCAGTGTTTGATGAAAATATTAACCATTGATTTAATAATCAACATCAAGAGGCAACCTCAGAAAGCTGCTGACCAAGAATCAGAAGACGAATTTTAACACTCAGTTTTCTGTTGCTCGAACTTTCAGTCTGgggccagggaaatggctcagtgggcaaccctaaccctaaccctaaccctaatggCAAACCTGACTGCCTGTGGTCAACacccagggtggaaggagagggtGAAGTCCTGAGACATGTCCTCTGTTCTACATACACGTTCGCAGACAAACACTAAAcgttaggaaaaaaatgtattcagcTCAAGCTAAATATTAAAACAGGCTTCTGAAGTCAATCCAGTCCTTAAGTCCATTGAGTCTGGTGGACATTCAGACAACAGGTATCAGCTCTATGGAACAAAAAGTGGCTAAATCTGTCTCCGTGTCTCTGGTCTGCGCTAGTCTGTGTCTAAGGGAGCTTGCCTCTATATCTCCCTCTTCTGTACCTTTTTCCACTTCATTTCCTTGAACTTTCTGTATGTCATAGAGTCATGTAATCTCCCAACTTGAACAAGGTCTTCACAGGCCATCTTACATTGTTTGTgaacatgaataaaaatgttatctCTTCTGTAAAGCAGTAAATAAAAGTCAAATTTTCTTTGTAAGAAGCatataaattaattttccttGTGGTTGTCATTTGGTTTATTTCTAGTTATTGAAAACAATtggttgggggctggggagatggttcagcaagtaGGACCATTTGCCACCCAAGCCAGGCAACCtgaattggaaagaaagaaccagttCCACAAAGctccacacatacactgtggcactgcacacacacaccccagaaaatAACTCCAAAATCTGTACCTTTGAATACCTGTTCAAAAATAGGACTATTCATTGTGAATTCACCTTTTATAATGAGAAGTTAGTGCCAGAAAAGATGGGGAATTCGTTCCTTTCGTTTCCTCCTGGCTCCTAAGTCTTGTAAGGATTCCATGCAGTTGCTAGTTCTTTGTTTCAGTGCTTGCCATTTTAAGTAGCAACAAATAATTTGACAGTTATCTCTAGTGTAGATCACAAGTGCTTCCCTGTCACTTTATTGTGTATGTAGTCATAAATAAGGACAGGGTCTTCTCCTTTTAGTAATTGTAACACccaaaataatgttttgtttacaCCAGTGTTTAAATGTGCTTGTTAAGTAACAGTGTTATCTCANCCCATGTCCCTAAGTACATGCTCCTAgtttattcattcaataaataaattcttaactGCAAATACTAGGCTGCACAGTGAGTCTGATATGCTCTTGTGCACTTTCTACAAAGTTACTAGGTAGGTTGATGACTTTGGCTTCTGACCGGATTtaggaaaagtaaaacaaaaacatctttatATTTGAAAGCCTTCCACTAATACTGTTTGTAGATTGTAGTGGCCAGGGGTAGCTCTGAGAAAGGGGTCTGCTGCAGAGGCTTGAGGACCCTGGGTCTGGGTCTCCAGTATCTACCCAGAAGCCAGGCTTAGGAGCATGCCTCTGACCCTGCCGCTGGGCATGGCGGTCAGGGTGgtgacaggcagatccctggagcgtgcctgccagccaggctagccaacTGAttgctccaggttcagtgagaccccACTCTTTCAAAGTAactggagagcaatagaggaaatACATCCAAAGTCagctccctcccccctccataTGTGCATTTGCAGTTGAataccacactcacacatgtgtacaaacgTGTGTCATGCCCCACAGTATCTTCATACAGAACCCAGATCTTATGTTACATATAGCAGTGCCTTAAAAGTTTATGCCATATGAtgcattatttcaattttgttgaaATAGGGAAGATGATCTCAATTCATAGATGAATGAATCTACATTAAATCACAGTACGACttctctgttaatttttaattggcTGTCAGgttatttttgcttcattttctattttattgcttCGAATATTCTTCAGTCTTGCAGTAGTCAGACTTCGGTAAACTGAGTTGTCTTTGAAAGTTTGGCACCTGGTGTTCCAGTTTGCATAGTGACTTTACCGTAAGAGTATGCTCAGGGCATATTTGGTGAATAAATTAGCCACATGGTGCTCGTACCGAACTTCATGGGgtaataattttcttaaaaatttccaAGGACAAAAAATCTCGGTAGGACAGAAAGTGTAGAACAAAGCACTTACGTGTGACggcatgtgcctgtaaccctagcactggaAGTGTGGAGGCTAAAGGGtcagtagttcaaggccagtctgggcaaagTGAGACCAACTGAGAAGGAAATCCCGCATGTGGAGGGGGggatagaaaacagaaagatgtaGAACTGCTCtctaaaataatactaaaattaaagttttatcCCTCATTGATATTGTTAAATCAGTGATCGTTACAGAGTTAAACTGGGGTGTTTACATCCTTGGCTTAAATAGGTTCTTTTTTTCCCTGGAGATTTTCAacatagggtttctttgtgtgactgctgtcctggaactcactctgtagaccaggctggccttgagttcacagagatctgcctgcctctgcctcccgagtgctgggattaaagtcaaaCGCTATCACTTCCCAGCATAATTTTTTAGctgtaattaaattaaatttcacaAGGGATTTGAGGGGATCTGTAGTAAGAACTAAGTTACAGGATGGGTCTGAAATAAAGAATGTGGGACATAAATAAGGACAGGGTCTTCTCCTTTTAGTAATTGTAACACccaaaataatgttttgtttacaCCAGTGTTTAAATGTGCTTGTTAAGTAACAGTGTTATCTCANCCCATGTCCCTAAGTACATGCTCCTAgtttattcattcaataaataaattcttaactGCAAATACTAGGCTGCACAGTGAGTCTGATATGCTCTTGTGCACTTTCTACACTTGTCTACTTTCTACGGGGATGTTGAGGCAAATTTAAAGTCAAGATcgttttcttgttttctagtgCTGCATGAGAAATAATCTGGGTACTTAGTAAAGTGTCTTACTCCTCTTGGGTCTCTGGCTGGTGGAGCTTACTTGGACTTCTCTGTGCAGGGTCACAGGGTGAGCTGAAGTGCGAGGGAAGAGAACTCAGCAGCCTCACTGCTCAATGGCGAGAGTGTCGGTGTCACATTGTTAGTGTCTGTGGACTGGATACCTGGAGGCAGCTAGCTGCTTGGAAATACAGTGTGTTGtgccacaggaagaaaaaggaggctAATGTGCCACCTCCACTGACCCTTTGTGACCTCTCATGTAAACCTACCTCCCACAAGCACACCTCCTCCAGGAACCTTTATCAACCTTATGTCTTCTTGAGCCTGCGTGAGCCATTTTTATCTTCAAACCACTAGGCACTAAATAATTGAACATCTTCCGCCCAAAGAGCTATTTATATTTACTCATGCTATACAGGAAAGAAATGTCTCGGGATTCACGTTTCAAGCCGAAAACAACGGGATGGATGAATGCAATGTAAGCACGATCTGGAACTGTTCATTCTCTCCAAAAGGGACACGTGCTCTTCTGTTAGCTGACATAGGGAAAAAATAGGGTTTCCACTCCATCTTACCTGTGAATGGGAATGTGGGCTTGTCTGTAGCTGAGGTTTGACTACAGTCAAGGACAGTACCCTGGGGGATAATAGGCACAGGAATGCGGGGTGGAGCTTAGATGATCAAGCAGGGTCATTCCAACCCCCTGGACTATATACACTCAAGACCTGTGGGAGGGGGAAATGGACTGTCATACCTCTGCCTTCTGGGGCCACTTTGTTATGGCGGGTCTGCCTTTATTCCAGCAAAAGATCTCTGCTGTGTCTGTATGAAAAACTACATTTTTGAAGTAGCAAAACCATTAGCCATCTAGCTTTAGACTTGATCAACTTTTTtcaatacttatttttttccaagatgCTTTTGCTTTGGGgcacttgggggtggggctgtgaaatatatttaatgaaaacaattcaAGTACAAATGGCTTGCCTGCACCAGCAACATATTCTCCTCTACTGAAAGTCTCATGGTtggttatatttaaaattattattttttatttttaattagctatatgtgtagtgtgtgtgtgtttgtgtgtgtgttggttccCATGGAAACCAAAGGCATCAGTCAGATTCCCTGGGGATAGAGATGgggttgtctctctctctctctctctctctctctctctctctctctctctctctctctctctcgtgtgtgtgtgtgtgtgtgtgtgtgtgtgtgtgtgttttcattcctgTGGAAACCAAAGGCATCAATCAGATTCCCCTGGGGATAGAGGTGGGTTGTAGGCGATGGATGACTGTCATCACACAGTGACAGTGATTAACATGAATCTGGAAActgaatttgaactcagatcctgtgCAAGTGCCATTTACTGCTTTAATCCCTTTAACCCCTGGACTGGCTGGCTTCTTAGTGTTTAACCACTTTTGAGTTTTCTAGTCCCTGAAGGGACAGACATGCCTATGGTACTGAGagatatgtggttttttttctaatCCAAGCATCTTCCTTGTACCCTTTTTCCAACATGGAGATCTTCGGGGGCTTTTGATTGTGATCAGAGTGTGGCTTAGGAAGGTTGTCCATTGGTGAGGAAGCAGCTCTCACTAGAAACAGTCTTTCACTTTCCCAGTTGCCTGTACCTCCTAACTGACCCGTACGGACTAAAATGCTTTATCTGAAATTCTTGGTTTGGTAACTGCACCAGTGGGTCTCCACAGCTATTGTTACTGTATGCTGCCTACCCATGCACCATGGACCTCTAAATAGTTGTGAGAGCAGTAATTGTTCTCTTTAGAGGCAGCATCCACTGAGCATCCAGCCTGAACTTCCCCAGGACTTTCTTAAGAAGAAGGACGCATTATTTTAAACTATCTTCTGGGGTGTGTGGCATTagttatttcaaatgttttgagCTGAATTTCATGAATTGGTAGGGAATTGTCTGAGGAAAATGATGCCATTTTCCCCATTTTAACATCTTCTGTCCAAAGAACTATCTATATTTACTCATGCTATACAGGAAAGAAATGTCGCAGGATTCACGTTTCAAGCCGAAAACAACGGGATGGATGAATGCAATGTAAGCCCGATCCGGAACTGCTCATTCTCTCCAAAAAGGGACACGTGCACTTCCGTTAGCTGACATAGGGAAAAAATAGGGTTTCCACTCCATCTTACCTGTGAATGGGAATGTGGGCTTGTCTGTAGCTGAGGTTTGACTACAGTCAAGGACAGTACCCTGGGGGATAATAGGCACGGGAATTGCCAATagatggagagaaaagaaggaagaaaagaatagacTGAGAGGGTGATGGGACATCTGATTGAGAGGAATGCTACATAGTACATGCCATGGAATTCAagtcatttttttcaaatttaaatataaaaatagcaaCATGAGATTATAGGCCCTGAGCTCCatagacattgtctcaaaataacaaaacaacaaaggccTTGAGTCACTGGGATCAAAACACCACCCAGTGCATTTTGGTTTTACATGAAAGGAGAGATGAAAGCATAAACTCAGCGCTATCACACTGAACACTCTACCAACTTAATAATAAACCAATGGACTGTCTCAGACTAAGCAAAACTAAACGAGCACAGCTGTGACCCGTGCTCCATATCCCTTTGATGTATAATTTGCCCATTCAGCCCTAATTCAGACCACTGCCTTGccctcagcttctctctcctaTTCAACCCCAAATGGGGATGCCGTCCTCCATGTGCTCCTGACACCTTccgtttgttttcctttgaaggAGGAAATCCACCGTGGGCCATGTCTTTATTTCTCGAACCCTTCCCTAGGAACCAGTGTGCATCGAGCTTCTTGATGCAGAAAGTCACCAGGGAGTGTGTAAGTAAAAGCATGGACTGTCCGAGAGGCCAGCACTGCCAGAGACCTGAAGTGCTGTGCATGCATATTGATTGTCATGACCTATTTTGGCTCCAAGACTTTATCCAGATACTCCACAGCGCCTGGTTGTAAACCTTGTCCCCTCCCACAGAGACAGTGATCCTGAGATAGCTCTGCATCCCCACACGTGTCTTAAGGGAGTTCCACAGGCTTGTGACGGGGTCCCCCCACAATGCCTGGTTGACCTGACAGCTAATCTTAGGAAGATAGCTAGAAATATGCATGGTTATTGTGCTGTCAGAATGCTCGTGGATTAGACCAGAAGGCTTTATGGAAGAATATTTGTAGTTGTAAAGCTGTGGTAGTCCAGTCAGCTTTGCACCACAGTGACCAAATACCTAATATAATTAACTTAAAATGGGAAAAGACTTATCCTGCAATGCTTTGCAGTTAGTCTATAGTCATCTGATAGGTATTtggttgcttggtttggtttttgccaGTGGCAAGACTCaacatcatggtgggagcaaACCTGCTTGTCTCATAGCAGCCACTGAAGGGCCAGAGTCCCAGTACACCCTTTTTAAGTGTTCAGCACAAAAATCTTCCAATtcagccccacctcctaaagtttccactCCCTTCTAACATCAACTGTGAACCTAGTGTTCAGCACATGAGATTTGTGGGGGAGGCGCTTTGAGTCAAAGCACAATGACACTCAACTTATAATTTCATATTTGGAAGACAGGTTCTCAAATTCAGTCATTCAACTCTCccacccactgaggccagtctTTGGTTCCTACGAAGGAGATTAAGCATTACAAAATGGATACGTGGCAAAGACTCTGGAGGAAGTATTCTTCTAGTGTTAACGGCTTCTATAGACATCGTTGTCTTTCATGATCCTTGACTTAAGACTTGTAGGAAGCAAAGTTATCTTGTAGAGAGCTGATATTGATTCTCGTTTTTAAATACAGATGAATGCTGTCCCGTGAAGGTAGGACACTCCCACTCTTGAAAGAAGCTAGCTCTGCATTGCCTGTGTGCTTACTTCCTGGGACGGTAATAAAATACCAGGTAAAATTGTCCTAAAAccaggaaaggtttattttggtttatgtttCCACGGTAACTGGCACCATCAATTCCGGGCCTGTGGTGTGGCACATcacaggctggggggaggggagagcatcATGGGGCAAAGCTGCTCACATCATGGAGGTAGGAAGGGAtttagagggagagaggagggagcggggaggaagggagggatggagaatcAAAATAATGGAGACAAAATATGCCCTTCCAGGGACTGCCCCAACTATGCCAAGTCCTGAAGTTCCTACCACTTCCTTGTAGTTCAAAGGCCTCAAGCCCCAGTCCTTTCACAAATGCCCTGCCTGTTAACACTGCAGCATCATGGAAGGCGAAACCAACTCATGGGCTTTGGGAGCGACATTTCCCACTCAAGCCCTAATGGCAGAGGTCAGATTAGCCTTCCTGAAGGATGACTTTCCTTTGAAGTCTCTCTGGATCTGCACAGGGAGGAAGCAACAACCTCCACACACTTCCTTTTAGAGTTgtgtaggttttgttgttgtgtgtttgtttgttttttagattgcCCTTTAATAGCCTCATTCTCTGTCAGCTTAGTCCAATTCCAAAAGAAACGGTGGATGAGTGAAGGGGGAACCCAGAGTTTTGAAGTGGTCACTTATTCAGGAGAAACTGAGTTAAGAGTTGTTTCAAAATGCAAGATCATGACGTTTGCCACCCTTGCTGGGTACATTAGAGGCTCTAGATGAGATGCATTCGAGATTCTCGATTGAGCCGGGcttgcgcacgcctttaatcccagcactcgggaggcagaagcaggcggatttctgagttcgaggccagcctggtctacaNNNNNNNNNNNccctgtctcgaaaaaaacaaaagaggttcTAGATTGGATGCATTCGAGGTTCCAGATGGGGTGCATTAGAAGTTCTAGATCAGAGTTCTTATGCATTTGCACAGTCGAGGGTGGGGACTGCtctttggggttgttttgatttgtttgggtttttctcctttttttgccttcatttttaaCTAGTTCACTTACATAACCACAGCGGGGAAAACCAGGGAAACAGATGTTTCGCTGGCTGGCCTTAGCGAATCAGGGTGGAAAAATCAGATACCATCGGCTGCCTCCCTCTCGCACCCTGGTCTCCTGAGCTGGCGGCTTCTGCACAGCCTGTGGGCCTGCTGCTAGGGTTGCCGCATCTTTTTATTCGTATTTCTGAaaggaataaacaaaaaaccaaaaagcacaaTTAGCCCAGCTTTAAAAGAAGCTGGCTTCAGCGCTGTGAGGGAGGAGCGTTTGCGTGACGTCGGGGAGATGGAGGAATGGTGGGTTATAGGGCTTCAGGAGGTGGGGGCTCAGAAGCTCAGCCAGTTTCAAGAATATCTGGTCAAAGACGGTTCACAGAAAAGGGGGAAATTTACTGCTGTCATTGGACAACTGGGGTTCTAACCAAGGGATGTGGGGGGCGTAATGAGGGTGCCGCAGTGAGGAGGATGAGAAGGGCAGCAAGGAAAACCTCAGATCTTTTGTCCTGTGCTGTCAGCATCAGGCCAGAGGGATTTGCTGTGGTGCGTGTAAAGGTGGAACACATGCTGCTGACCTCTCCCAGGAGCCAAGGAGGTAGTGTGGACACAGAAGGAGCCGGTGCCTGAGGAGGGAAGCAGTGGAGGCGAGCAGGGGCCTGTGATGGAGGaaggagccagcctggtctgtgcgAGCATGATAGAGGGTATCCACACGTTCCTGCAGTGGGTGGCTACAGCCACGCAGGAAAGCACCAGCCCGAGGACTCCCAAGGACCCAAGCAGGGTGACAGCAGGGCGCTCCCCCTAGCAGCTACTGTTTTGTGGTCTTCAGAACCGGTCAAAAGACCAAAAGAAA harbors:
- the Bbs10 gene encoding Bardet-Biedl syndrome 10 protein, whose translation is MASQGSVTAALRVAEVLESIANRCVGPEGGQVLCTKPTGEVLLSRDGGCLLEALHLEHPLARMIVACVSSHLKKTGDGAKTFIIFLCHLLRGLHAVGEKGKDSFTSENIQSHERHWKNCGQWKSISQALQTFQTQTLGCIVDQSLSRHYLSVFSSSAEGRKLCRHSLELLLEAYFCGRVGRNNHRFISQLMCDYVFKCMACESGLEVFELLDHCFAELNVGVTGLPVSDSRIIGGLVLPRDFSVYCPADGDIRMVIVTEILQPLFSSAGSEFVLNSETQFQASQCWIMDRTKTVMNYLRSQNVKLLLTSVKQPDLVIYCARLNSISVVECLSAEEVSLVQRITGLSPCVLPEVTSQCEISDSTLVKFCKPLLLRSKRYVHIGLISTCAFIPHCMVLCGPVLGLVEQHERAFHGAFKMLRQLFTDLDLNYIIQTKQQCNPSPLAYDNSRERNHSPETDKLEAQTHLEVCSGLGASDTELIAGKPWSAHKKTPIAPSQTDEMLKCLPPERSGIIDNCDLSIENHSTGSPTAEDTRTEISFEYLQVSDNAGKGYTSPVMRKSLDTCTCQGYCSSAVPAGCVLPVGGSFEILMSYYLLSYAKQCQQSDETVISMLIADALLGIPKILYKPKKGKDSFPHIYMRSLHALQASQPMVSGQSGFESVAGKYQLLTSVLQCLMKILTIDLIINIKRQPQKAADQESEDEF